In Candidatus Poribacteria bacterium, the genomic stretch TGCCCGTTGCTGCTGAGATCATCCGGTCGCTCCCGCCGTTTGTCACGACCGTAGGCGTGTTCGTGAACGAGCGGATCGACGTCGTCGCCGAGACGATGCGGGCGTGCCGCCTCGACGTGGCGCAGCTCCACGGCGATGAGAGTCCGGGCTATTGCCGCCAGCTCGGTGGACGGATCGTCAAGGCGTTCCGCGTCGGACCCGGACGCGAGCGCCCGCTTGCCGACTACGATGTCAGCGCCTTCCTGCTCGATACGTACGTCCCGGGCGATCCCGGCGGAACCGGCACGCGGTTCGACTGGAACCTCGCCCGCGAGGCGCGGCAGCACGGACCGGTCATCCTCGCCGGTGGATTGACGCCGGAAAACGTCGCCGAGGCGATCCGCGTCGCCCAGCCGTACGCCGTCGATGTCAGTTCCGGCGTCGAGCAGGCTCCGGGAGTCAAAGACGCCGACGCCGTCCGACGCTTCATTGCGGCGGCATCCGAATAGACCCGCCGCCGCCCGGCGGGTATACTTTAGGTCGCGGCGCACTCTCTCCGACGCTTCGAACCCACCGGAAAGCGAGGAAGCGCCATGCGTTCGTCGGCGGAGCGTATGCGTTCCGGCGATCTGCGTCTCTTCTCTGGGCGGTCCCACGTGGGGCTTTCTGCCGAAGTCGCCGACATCCTCGGCGTCGACCTCGGCACGATCCATCTCACGACCTTCCCGGACTCCGAGACGCACGCGCAGATCGAGGAGAGCGTACGCGGCTCCGACATCTTCCTCATCCAGCCGACCTGCGTGCCTGTCAACGAAACGCTCATGGAGCTCCTGGTGATGCTCGACGCTTTCCGTCGCGCGTCCGCCGGGCAGTTGACAGCGGTCATCCCCTACTTCGGCTACTCGCGTCAGGATCGCAAGTCCACGGGCAGGGAGCCCATTACGGCGCGCCTCGTCGCGGATCTGCTCACGACGGCGGGAGCGGACCGCGTCGTCTCCGTCGATCTCCATGTGGCGCAGATCCAGGGGTTCTTCGATATCCCGATGGATCATCTGACCGCCGCGCCGATCCTCGTCTCGCACCTGCGCGAGAAGAAGCTCCAAGACGCGATCATCGTGTCCCCCGACGTGGGCAGAGCGAAGCTCGCGGAGAAGTACGCCCAGGCGCTCGACCTGCCGTTGGCGCTGATGCACAAGCGGCGCAGCGGCGTCGGCGGACAGGACGTCGAGGTGCTGGAGATCATCGGCGAGGTCGAAGGGAAGACGCCCATCCTCGTGGACGACGTCATCGCGGGCGGGAGCATCGTCAAGCAGGCGGACGCCCTGATGCGGGCAGGCGCTCAGCCTGCCTACATCGCGGTCACGCACGGCGTTCTCGTCGGGAACGCCGCCGAGCGTTTGAGCGCGCCGTCCATCCGCGAGGTGATCGTCACGAACACAGTGCCGGTCTCCGACGCGAAGCGCCGGGCGATCCCCAACCTGACGGTTCTCAGCATCGCGCCGCTGCTGGCGACGGTCATCCGCAACATCCACGCGTTTGAATCGGTGAGCAAGGTCTTTAGCGATCACCAACTCGAGTTCGCCGTCTGACCGGAACGCCCGGTTTCCGGAACGGCAGAGCGGCATGGGACGTTCTCACGGGCTGGCATGCCCAGGGAGGTGTGGCGTGCGTCACGTCGGTGTGCTCCTCGCAACGCTGTTGCTGTGTTCCGGAGCGCGCGCTGAAACGCCCGCTCCCAGCCCGGATGCGGTTCAGTTGCTCCGCGAGATGGCGTCCGCGTACGGCAAGCTGTCCAGGTTCCATCTCAAGGCGCTCCAGACGACGAATGTGAAGATCGGCGAACAGACCGAGCGCACCGAGACGCCGCTCGTCCTCGCCGCCGACGGCTCCGCGAAGGCGCGCGCCGAGACGGTCAACACGTTCGGGCGGTTTGTCGTGGTCGGCAATCTTGAGTCCGCATGGATCTTCCTGCCCGAAGAGAACGTCTACATGCGCGAGGACTTGTCCGACACGGCTGAAGACGCTCCCGCGATGAAGATCCGCCCGCGACGGTTCGTGGACGCCGCGCTGGACCAGTTCCGCGCCGTCGGCGAGGACACGCCCTCTGCCCGATACCTCCGCGCCGAGACCCTCAAGCTCGGCGAGGTGCCCCATTCGGTTCACGTCATCGAGGCGGACTACCGACCGGAAGGCGCGCCGGAGGTCGTCGATATCTCCCCGACGACGCTCTGGATCGACGCGAAGACCCACCTTGTCCTGAAACAGCAGGTTCACATCGTCATTCCCGACGAAGAATCGAAGGTGGAGGTGCAAGAGACGCTCGCCGTAGACACGGCGTCCATTGGCGAGGAGCTGCCCGACGAGCTCTTCGCGTTCGAGCCCCCGGAGGACGCAGAACGCGTCGAGGACTTGGGCGGACCCGAGATGGAGGAGGTCAACCTGACCGGCTCTCCCGCCCCCGATTTCTCCGCCAAAGACTTCGCCGGGAAGAGCGTTCAGCTTTCGTCGCTGGCGGGCAAGGTCGTTCTCATCGATTTCTGGGCGACGTGGTGCGGGCCCTGCCGCATGGAACTGCCGCACGTCCAGAAACTGCACGCGGAGCTCGCCGATAAGGGCTTGGTCGTCCTCGGCGTCAACGACGAGCCCGCCGACGTGGCACAGAAGTTCATGACCGAGAGCGGCTATACGTTCACGTCGCTGGTGGACGTCGAGTCAGCCGTGGCTCGGCAGTACGGCGTCACGGGCATTCCCACCGTCGTCATCGTGGGCAGGGATGGCGTCGTATCGGCTCATTTCGTCGGCGCGCGCGAGGAAGCGGAGCTCCGCGCCGCGCTCGTCGTCGCTGGCATCGAGTGATCGGAACCCATCGGGGGCAGTCCAGTGCTTCAGGCAGACGAACGCGGGCACTTCGGCGAGTTCGGGGGGCGCTATCTCCCCGAAACGCTCATGCCCGCCATGATCGAGCTCGAACAGGCGTACCGCGAGGTGTCCGCCGATCCGTCCTTTCAGCGCGAGTTCGGCGACTTGCTCCGACAGTACGTCGGCAGGCCCTCGCGGCTCTACTACGCGGCTCGGATGACGGAAGCCCTCGGCGGCGCGCGCATCTACCTCAAGCGCGAAGACCTCAACCACACCGGCGCGCACAAGATCAACAACGCCATCGGTCAGGCGCTGCTCGCCAAGCGGATGGGCAAGAAGCGTATCATCGCCGAGACGGGCGCGGGACAGCACGGCGTCGCGACGGCGACCGCCTGCGCGCTGTTCGGACTCGACTGCGAAGTCTACATGGGCGAAGAGGACATCCGCCGCCAGTCGCTGAATGTCTTTCGGATGCGGCTCCTCGGCGCGAACGTCATCTCCGTCACGTCCGGCACACGCACCCTCAAGGACGCCATCAACGCGGCGTTCCGCGACTGGGTGACCAACGTTCGGAGCACCTACTACCTGATCGGCTCCGTCGTCGGGGGGCACCCGTATCCGACGATCGTGCGCGACTTCCAGTCGGTCATCGGGGTGGAGGCGCGCGAGCAGATTCTGGATGCCGAAGGACGCCTGCCCGATGCGCTCGTCGCCTGCGTTGGCGGCGGGAGCAACGCCATCGGGCTCTTCGCGCCCTTCTACGAGGACGCGTCGGTGCGGATGATCGGCGTCGAAGCCGCCGGAGAGGGTCTGAACGCCCGTCACGCCGCATCGCTGACCGCCGGAGCCGTCGGCGTGTTCCACGGCGCGAAGTGCTACCTGCTCCAAGAGGAGGATGGGCAAGTCGCCCCCGCGCACTCCATCTCGGCGGGACTCGACTATCCCGGCGTCGGACCCGAGCACTCCTACTACCGCGCCACGGGACGCGCCGAGTACGTCGCCGTCACGGACGACCAGGCGGTCGAGGGGTTCCAGCTCCTCTGCCGAACCGAGGGGATCATCTCCGCGCTCGAATCGGCGCACGCCGTCGCGCACCTGACGGAACTCGCCCCAGCGCTGGGCAAGGACGCCGTCATCGTCGTCAACCTGTCGGGCAGGGGCGACAAGGACACGGGA encodes the following:
- a CDS encoding redoxin domain-containing protein, with product MRHVGVLLATLLLCSGARAETPAPSPDAVQLLREMASAYGKLSRFHLKALQTTNVKIGEQTERTETPLVLAADGSAKARAETVNTFGRFVVVGNLESAWIFLPEENVYMREDLSDTAEDAPAMKIRPRRFVDAALDQFRAVGEDTPSARYLRAETLKLGEVPHSVHVIEADYRPEGAPEVVDISPTTLWIDAKTHLVLKQQVHIVIPDEESKVEVQETLAVDTASIGEELPDELFAFEPPEDAERVEDLGGPEMEEVNLTGSPAPDFSAKDFAGKSVQLSSLAGKVVLIDFWATWCGPCRMELPHVQKLHAELADKGLVVLGVNDEPADVAQKFMTESGYTFTSLVDVESAVARQYGVTGIPTVVIVGRDGVVSAHFVGAREEAELRAALVVAGIE
- a CDS encoding ribose-phosphate pyrophosphokinase, which encodes MRSGDLRLFSGRSHVGLSAEVADILGVDLGTIHLTTFPDSETHAQIEESVRGSDIFLIQPTCVPVNETLMELLVMLDAFRRASAGQLTAVIPYFGYSRQDRKSTGREPITARLVADLLTTAGADRVVSVDLHVAQIQGFFDIPMDHLTAAPILVSHLREKKLQDAIIVSPDVGRAKLAEKYAQALDLPLALMHKRRSGVGGQDVEVLEIIGEVEGKTPILVDDVIAGGSIVKQADALMRAGAQPAYIAVTHGVLVGNAAERLSAPSIREVIVTNTVPVSDAKRRAIPNLTVLSIAPLLATVIRNIHAFESVSKVFSDHQLEFAV
- the trpB gene encoding tryptophan synthase subunit beta, giving the protein MLQADERGHFGEFGGRYLPETLMPAMIELEQAYREVSADPSFQREFGDLLRQYVGRPSRLYYAARMTEALGGARIYLKREDLNHTGAHKINNAIGQALLAKRMGKKRIIAETGAGQHGVATATACALFGLDCEVYMGEEDIRRQSLNVFRMRLLGANVISVTSGTRTLKDAINAAFRDWVTNVRSTYYLIGSVVGGHPYPTIVRDFQSVIGVEAREQILDAEGRLPDALVACVGGGSNAIGLFAPFYEDASVRMIGVEAAGEGLNARHAASLTAGAVGVFHGAKCYLLQEEDGQVAPAHSISAGLDYPGVGPEHSYYRATGRAEYVAVTDDQAVEGFQLLCRTEGIISALESAHAVAHLTELAPALGKDAVIVVNLSGRGDKDTG
- a CDS encoding phosphoribosylanthranilate isomerase produces the protein MTRVKVCGITSLDDALMCVDAGAHALGFNFWQGSRRVVSLPVAAEIIRSLPPFVTTVGVFVNERIDVVAETMRACRLDVAQLHGDESPGYCRQLGGRIVKAFRVGPGRERPLADYDVSAFLLDTYVPGDPGGTGTRFDWNLAREARQHGPVILAGGLTPENVAEAIRVAQPYAVDVSSGVEQAPGVKDADAVRRFIAAASE